A single genomic interval of Paracoccus contaminans harbors:
- a CDS encoding DUF4170 domain-containing protein — protein MIQRLHLVYGGELVASDSTEFRDPAAIHIVGIFPDYASALAAWKAHAQRTVDQAQTRYFIAHLHRLHDPEGAGPTLARSAGTPA, from the coding sequence ATGATCCAGCGGCTTCATCTCGTTTACGGAGGCGAGCTTGTCGCATCGGACTCGACCGAGTTCCGCGACCCGGCAGCCATCCACATCGTCGGGATCTTTCCCGATTATGCCTCGGCCCTGGCCGCATGGAAGGCGCATGCGCAAAGGACGGTGGATCAGGCCCAGACGCGCTATTTCATCGCGCATCTGCATCGCCTGCACGACCCCGAGGGCGCCGGCCCGACCCTGGCCCGTTCCGCCGGCACGCCGGCCTGA